In Thermofilum pendens Hrk 5, the sequence CAAGACTATCATCAACACGTAGTCCGCGAAGCCCAGCACGAGCATTCATTGCACCGGTCTCTTAAATACTTTATACATACAGTACTAAACGCCTCGATAACAGCGAGAGACCAGGCGAGAAAAACTGTGATAACAGACTTTCAGCATGGTGGCAGGAGGAGACTCGTGTACGTATTGGTGAAGCTCTGCTGGAGAGAGCTGTTGATTAGGGAAGATATGACAGCAGGATATATATAGGAGTTTGTATAGCAAGTCTTTCGATGACAGTGGGATTTCGCGGGGAGACGGTGTTCCCCGAGTGTTGCAGGCACCTGTTTAGAAGCCCCGAGCTATCAGGCGTCATCAACTTGGAGAGAGACTTCCTCTGCTGCGCCGAGGACTACCCAGTCGCGCTGGTGCCCATCGGGCTACTTAGGCCTCACGAAGAGGTAGACCCGTCGAGGCTGAGGTCGCTCGAGGAGGAGATCCTCGGCGCCGGATACCTTGAGAGACCTGTACTCGTGGAGTGCGAGACGCTGATAATTCTCGACGGGCACCACAGGGTCGCCGTTCTCAGGAAGCTGGGGAAGACTGTGGTTCCAGCGTTGCTGGTTAGCTACGAGGATCCGTGCGTGAGCGTGGACAGCTGGAGGAGCGACTGGGTTGTAACCAAGGACCTCGTTATTAGAGCCGGGTTTACCGGGAAGCTACTCCCCCACAAGACTAGCAGGCACCGCCTGTGCTTCGAGGTACC encodes:
- a CDS encoding ParB N-terminal domain-containing protein, with the translated sequence MTVGFRGETVFPECCRHLFRSPELSGVINLERDFLCCAEDYPVALVPIGLLRPHEEVDPSRLRSLEEEILGAGYLERPVLVECETLIILDGHHRVAVLRKLGKTVVPALLVSYEDPCVSVDSWRSDWVVTKDLVIRAGFTGKLLPHKTSRHRLCFEVPEVRYPLSMLR